The Corynebacterium renale genome includes a region encoding these proteins:
- a CDS encoding AzlC family ABC transporter permease, giving the protein MDGNVSRETSTVAEIRKGLRDTWAVGLGLIPLGLAFGVLIVQSGYAWWWAPIFSLIIYAGSAEFLAISLVSSAISPLSAAVTGFLVNFRHVFYGLTYPRNLIRSRLGRAYSTYSLTDESYAIVSTKPQQELTGVRVATVQWVCQLFWVIPGIVGALAGQLIPPGLEGLDFALTALFVVLAWDAFKAARDWSLVLIAGVFAIVAGLVAPAQMLVIALAAYVGVLGLRFALPGVDRALRLAPRGERAPKVVDEK; this is encoded by the coding sequence ATGGACGGCAATGTTTCACGTGAAACATCGACTGTCGCCGAGATCCGCAAGGGCCTCCGCGACACGTGGGCCGTGGGCCTGGGTCTGATCCCGCTGGGTCTCGCGTTCGGCGTGCTCATCGTCCAGTCGGGGTACGCCTGGTGGTGGGCGCCAATCTTCTCGTTAATCATCTACGCGGGTTCCGCGGAATTCCTGGCGATCAGCCTGGTTTCCTCGGCGATTTCCCCGCTGTCCGCGGCAGTCACCGGTTTCCTGGTGAATTTCCGGCACGTCTTCTACGGCCTGACCTACCCGCGTAACTTGATCCGGTCGCGTTTGGGGCGCGCATATTCCACCTATTCGCTTACCGACGAGTCCTACGCCATCGTCTCCACCAAACCACAGCAGGAGCTCACCGGTGTGCGTGTGGCTACCGTGCAGTGGGTGTGCCAACTATTTTGGGTCATCCCGGGCATTGTCGGCGCGTTGGCCGGGCAGTTGATTCCGCCCGGGCTGGAGGGCCTGGACTTCGCGTTGACGGCGTTGTTTGTAGTGTTGGCGTGGGACGCGTTTAAGGCTGCCCGGGATTGGTCGCTGGTGTTGATTGCTGGCGTGTTTGCGATAGTCGCCGGCTTGGTGGCTCCGGCGCAGATGTTGGTGATTGCGTTGGCCGCGTACGTGGGTGTGTTGGGTCTGCGCTTCGCGTTGCCGGGCGTGGATCGCGCGCTGCGGCTCGCCCCGCGTGGTGAGCGTGCACCGAAGGTGGTGGACGAGAAGTGA
- a CDS encoding YqgE/AlgH family protein, whose product MFDPFGGGGPSDYDPYPGGLYGDRLFNALERTDPEPGQLLVAAPGMLSPEFNRSVVLVIEHNEYLTFGVNLAARSDVAVFNVMPEWEHLLADPAALYIGGPLQQQSVVGLGVTAHGVRIEEHPYFTRLANRLVHVDLRKDPEELTELIDGLRLFAGYAEWGPGQLHDEIERGDWFVAPALPGDVITPGDVDLWANVMRRQAMPLPLFSTFPADVVDN is encoded by the coding sequence ATGTTTGATCCGTTCGGTGGCGGCGGCCCCAGCGACTACGACCCATACCCCGGCGGTCTGTACGGCGACCGCCTCTTCAACGCTTTAGAGCGCACGGACCCGGAGCCCGGCCAGTTGCTTGTGGCTGCGCCGGGTATGTTGTCGCCGGAGTTTAATCGGTCTGTCGTCCTGGTGATCGAACACAACGAGTACCTCACTTTCGGCGTGAATCTGGCGGCGCGTTCGGACGTCGCCGTGTTCAACGTGATGCCGGAGTGGGAGCACCTACTGGCCGACCCGGCCGCCCTCTACATCGGCGGGCCGCTGCAGCAGCAGTCCGTCGTGGGCTTGGGCGTGACGGCCCACGGCGTGCGCATCGAAGAGCACCCCTACTTCACCCGCCTGGCTAACCGTCTGGTGCACGTGGATCTGCGGAAGGACCCCGAGGAGCTCACGGAGCTTATCGACGGCCTCCGGCTCTTCGCCGGTTACGCCGAATGGGGCCCCGGACAACTCCACGACGAGATTGAACGCGGCGATTGGTTCGTCGCCCCGGCCCTCCCGGGTGACGTGATTACTCCCGGGGATGTGGATCTGTGGGCGAACGTGATGCGTCGTCAAGCGATGCCGCTGCCGCTCTTTTCTACGTTCCCGGCTGACGTTGTGGATAACTGA
- a CDS encoding RNA polymerase sigma factor has product MHGGDIYASATDEFLTRHHLAGDSRAFREIVRRHERAVRWVARRYARTEADIDDIVQDTFLKAAQKMDTFRGTAKLSTWLHRICMNVGADFMRHRFRREVPTDSADLSTFYAQLAWDPLDSWDTALWVRAALRHISAQQVVALVLIDAFGYSVKHVAAREGVAVGTIKSRRARGRDCLRMVLHA; this is encoded by the coding sequence ATGCACGGGGGAGACATTTATGCGTCCGCCACGGACGAATTTTTAACACGGCACCATCTGGCAGGGGATTCGCGCGCATTCAGGGAGATTGTGCGCCGCCACGAGCGCGCGGTCCGCTGGGTGGCGCGCCGGTATGCGCGCACGGAGGCTGATATTGATGACATCGTCCAGGACACCTTCCTGAAGGCCGCCCAGAAGATGGATACTTTCCGAGGGACGGCCAAGCTATCTACCTGGTTGCACCGTATCTGTATGAATGTGGGGGCAGATTTTATGAGGCACAGGTTTCGTCGTGAAGTGCCCACCGATTCCGCTGACCTCTCTACTTTTTATGCACAGTTAGCGTGGGACCCGCTGGATTCGTGGGACACGGCGTTGTGGGTGCGGGCGGCATTGCGGCACATTTCAGCGCAGCAGGTGGTTGCGTTGGTGCTTATCGACGCCTTCGGTTACTCCGTGAAGCATGTCGCCGCACGTGAGGGGGTGGCTGTGGGGACGATTAAGTCGCGTCGGGCGCGGGGTCGCGACTGCCTGCGCATGGTACTGCACGCCTAA
- a CDS encoding branched-chain amino acid transporter permease has product MSWLHTPGAFGLPEGTTLAHVAAVLIPIGIVTVLLRWAPFLFQRVLGRSTFVASLGATMPIGVMVALVIYTLFGLRGNPGGIAAGLIATAVTLGLHWWRGSLGLSIAGGTATYMVFVNVVFAG; this is encoded by the coding sequence GTGAGTTGGTTGCACACTCCTGGGGCTTTCGGTTTGCCGGAGGGGACCACGCTCGCGCATGTGGCTGCGGTTCTGATCCCGATCGGTATTGTGACCGTGTTGTTGCGGTGGGCGCCGTTCCTGTTTCAGCGGGTCCTGGGGCGTTCTACGTTTGTTGCCAGCCTGGGCGCGACGATGCCGATTGGCGTGATGGTGGCGCTGGTGATTTATACGCTTTTCGGCTTGCGGGGAAACCCTGGGGGCATTGCGGCAGGCTTGATTGCGACGGCCGTGACGCTGGGTTTGCATTGGTGGCGCGGAAGCTTGGGCCTGTCTATTGCGGGCGGTACGGCCACGTACATGGTTTTCGTGAATGTGGTGTTTGCCGGGTAG
- the murJ gene encoding murein biosynthesis integral membrane protein MurJ — protein sequence MVVDKSKLTAAPAAPPAAPTATATAEATAQATASQEGTSDRDVVRASGSMAVATLISRITGFFRNALIGASLGGAVGSAFTVANTLPNLITEIVLGAVLTSLVVPVLVRAEKEDPDRGAAFVRRLFTLAFTLLGVITVAAVVGAPWLTKTMLRDDGEVNISMATSFAYLLLPQIIFYGLFSLFMAVLNTKGVFKPGAWAPVANNIVCIAVLLLYMLVPGRLNPAASVTILDPHVLLLGAGTTLGVVVQLLIMIPPLKRAGIDLRPLWGIDARLKQFGGMALAIVVYVAISQLGYVITTNIASAADESAPLIYQQHWLLLQMPYGIIGVTLLTAIMPRLSRNAADGDDKAVVRDLTMATKLTFIALIPIVIFMTAYGPQLATALFEYGAFNPEDAYTLGLTVSFAAFTLIPYALVLLHLRVFYAREEAWIPTFIIAGITITKVVLSAAAPLVASSTKNVVILLGAANGFGFVAGAVIGVFLLKRKLGNLGMRQVLRTSMWAAAAAIVGVAASTLTHWLLGLVFPVDELGSIATIVLLGVLGVIFLIVTGIVLSFSRLPEVQNLAAIFQRIPFVRRFIRTDPEEQLAVGEVSQEEKAVEFSGLDSFVASPVPPPMSAGVVRGPRLVPGAPVSDGRFRLLREHGTAQGAQFWQAQDLRTKQLVALTFVDTAGASPLAPLTPAQASAKAAEVTRRTQVLSSLKHPGIATGIQVRGYRSGCMVVADWVEGSSLRSVAEAGGVDPQAAALALSPIAAATGAAHAEHVPLGLDNWSRIRISTDGHAVLAFPAVLPDNSRAEDMEALASALNLLIDDTAPADVTAAKKLAEQAADDDSGESEITPEDIAEALRRAGEGEEPVLDVEVEQAPTVEAQTGFGDRSMTRRGTGLLIVGAVGVVTLAAAAVTYIVGVLGGDDPDAPVTSDSLQGAATTTTQPQRMSLVFPATDARVWGAPGTDISMDNPEDAPLAIDDDPATSWATAEYPNGLGTKPGVGLRVAIAEDVYLQHLVLDTTDSKGAHYSIYALPPEVTPDTPLEELPRIADGTIRGGKTNIEPKTEGVPRSGAVLIWLTTMPVESGRVDINEVSVIGSYNPPPLPKSIEVEEPAEAETATP from the coding sequence GTGGTCGTCGATAAGTCTAAGTTGACTGCGGCCCCTGCTGCGCCGCCGGCTGCCCCGACCGCGACTGCCACAGCTGAGGCGACCGCACAGGCGACGGCATCGCAGGAGGGGACCTCCGACCGTGATGTGGTGCGTGCCTCCGGTTCGATGGCGGTGGCAACACTGATTTCGCGTATCACGGGTTTCTTCCGTAATGCGTTGATTGGCGCGTCGTTGGGCGGCGCGGTGGGGTCGGCGTTTACGGTGGCGAATACGCTGCCGAACTTGATTACGGAGATCGTGCTGGGCGCGGTCCTGACTTCGCTTGTGGTGCCGGTTTTGGTGCGCGCGGAGAAGGAGGATCCGGATCGGGGTGCGGCGTTTGTGCGTCGTCTGTTCACGTTGGCGTTCACGCTGCTGGGTGTGATTACGGTGGCGGCGGTGGTGGGTGCGCCGTGGCTGACTAAGACGATGCTTCGCGACGACGGCGAGGTCAACATATCGATGGCCACCAGCTTCGCGTACCTTTTGCTGCCGCAGATCATTTTCTACGGCCTGTTCTCACTGTTCATGGCGGTGTTGAACACGAAGGGCGTGTTTAAGCCGGGGGCGTGGGCGCCGGTGGCCAACAATATTGTGTGCATTGCGGTGTTGCTGCTGTACATGCTGGTCCCGGGGCGTTTGAATCCGGCGGCGTCGGTGACGATTCTGGACCCGCACGTCCTGCTTTTGGGGGCGGGTACCACGCTTGGTGTCGTCGTGCAGCTGTTGATTATGATTCCGCCGCTGAAGCGCGCGGGCATTGACCTGCGCCCCTTGTGGGGGATTGATGCGCGGCTGAAGCAGTTCGGCGGCATGGCCCTGGCGATTGTGGTGTATGTGGCGATCTCCCAGTTGGGGTACGTGATTACCACGAATATCGCATCGGCTGCGGATGAGTCCGCGCCGCTGATTTACCAGCAGCATTGGCTGCTGTTGCAGATGCCGTACGGGATTATTGGTGTCACGCTGTTGACCGCGATCATGCCGCGGCTTTCGCGTAACGCCGCCGACGGCGACGATAAGGCCGTGGTCCGTGACCTCACGATGGCAACGAAACTGACGTTCATCGCGCTGATTCCGATCGTCATTTTCATGACCGCCTACGGCCCCCAGTTGGCGACCGCGCTCTTCGAGTACGGCGCCTTCAACCCAGAAGATGCGTACACCCTGGGCCTGACCGTCAGTTTCGCGGCGTTCACGCTGATCCCGTACGCGCTGGTCTTGCTGCACTTGCGCGTGTTTTATGCGCGTGAGGAAGCCTGGATCCCAACCTTTATCATCGCGGGTATCACGATCACGAAGGTGGTGCTGTCGGCGGCGGCCCCGCTGGTGGCCAGTTCCACGAAGAATGTGGTCATCCTGTTGGGTGCTGCGAATGGTTTTGGTTTCGTCGCCGGTGCCGTGATCGGCGTGTTCCTGCTCAAGCGCAAGCTGGGCAACCTGGGTATGCGCCAGGTCTTGCGGACCTCCATGTGGGCGGCCGCGGCGGCAATCGTGGGTGTGGCGGCGTCCACGTTGACGCACTGGTTGCTGGGCTTGGTCTTCCCGGTCGACGAACTCGGCTCGATCGCCACCATCGTCCTGCTGGGCGTGTTGGGCGTGATCTTCCTGATCGTGACCGGCATCGTGCTGAGCTTCTCCCGCCTGCCCGAGGTCCAGAATCTGGCCGCGATTTTCCAGCGCATCCCGTTTGTGCGCCGCTTCATCCGCACGGACCCGGAGGAGCAGTTGGCTGTGGGCGAGGTGTCCCAGGAGGAGAAGGCTGTGGAGTTCTCCGGCCTGGATTCCTTCGTCGCGTCCCCAGTTCCGCCGCCCATGTCCGCGGGTGTGGTCCGCGGGCCACGCCTGGTGCCGGGAGCGCCGGTGTCCGACGGCCGGTTCCGTCTCCTGCGCGAGCACGGTACCGCCCAGGGCGCCCAGTTCTGGCAGGCGCAGGATTTGCGCACGAAGCAGTTGGTGGCGCTCACGTTCGTCGATACTGCGGGTGCATCCCCGCTGGCGCCTCTCACCCCGGCGCAGGCTTCGGCGAAGGCCGCTGAGGTGACGCGCCGTACGCAGGTGCTCTCGAGCCTGAAGCACCCAGGTATCGCAACCGGGATCCAGGTCCGGGGTTACCGGTCTGGCTGCATGGTTGTGGCTGATTGGGTGGAGGGGTCGTCGTTACGCAGTGTCGCTGAGGCCGGGGGAGTGGACCCGCAGGCGGCGGCTCTGGCGCTGTCGCCGATTGCGGCGGCGACGGGTGCGGCCCACGCGGAGCACGTGCCGCTGGGGCTGGATAACTGGTCGCGGATCCGCATTTCCACCGACGGTCACGCGGTGCTGGCGTTCCCCGCGGTCTTGCCGGATAATTCCCGCGCGGAAGACATGGAGGCTTTGGCCTCTGCACTGAATTTGCTTATCGACGACACCGCCCCCGCCGACGTCACCGCCGCTAAGAAGCTGGCCGAGCAGGCTGCCGACGATGATTCCGGCGAGTCCGAGATCACCCCAGAAGACATCGCCGAAGCTTTGCGACGCGCCGGTGAGGGCGAGGAACCCGTCCTCGACGTAGAAGTCGAACAGGCCCCCACCGTGGAGGCGCAGACCGGTTTCGGCGACCGCTCCATGACCAGGCGTGGCACCGGCCTCCTGATCGTCGGCGCGGTCGGCGTGGTGACCTTGGCGGCGGCCGCGGTGACATACATCGTGGGTGTGCTCGGCGGCGATGACCCCGACGCCCCGGTCACCTCCGATTCCCTCCAAGGCGCGGCGACCACCACGACGCAACCGCAGCGAATGTCCCTGGTCTTCCCTGCCACCGACGCCCGCGTGTGGGGCGCACCGGGCACCGACATCTCCATGGACAACCCCGAGGATGCGCCCCTGGCTATCGACGACGACCCCGCCACCTCCTGGGCCACCGCCGAATACCCCAACGGTTTGGGCACCAAGCCGGGCGTGGGCCTGCGCGTGGCGATCGCCGAGGACGTGTACCTGCAGCACCTGGTGTTGGACACCACGGATTCTAAGGGCGCGCACTACAGCATTTACGCCCTCCCACCGGAGGTCACCCCGGACACCCCGCTGGAGGAACTGCCGCGTATCGCCGACGGCACCATCCGCGGCGGCAAGACCAACATCGAACCCAAGACTGAGGGCGTGCCACGCTCTGGCGCGGTACTGATCTGGTTGACCACCATGCCCGTGGAATCGGGCCGCGTGGATATCAATGAGGTTTCCGTTATTGGTTCCTACAACCCACCGCCACTGCCGAAGTCCATCGAAGTGGAGGAACCTGCCGAGGCAGAGACTGCGACACCGTAG
- a CDS encoding NUDIX hydrolase, which produces MGMMSTSNQKPRRSNGRPNRRRSSGAGKNSGTGSHSGASRRRRRHPKQGQGSARGAQRGRSRNARGHAPQRPSMPTRDETSAGGLMVSGLAEAVRDDGTVDLSRVYVALIGRIDRRGRLLWSMPKGHVEPGEGYASTAEREVWEETGLTGEVISELGVIDYWFVSDGVRIHKTVHHHLLRYVDGDLNDEDPEVTEVSWVPADHLIEHLAYADERKLARIAHDQLPDLARAEKAAGRLTPR; this is translated from the coding sequence ATGGGCATGATGTCTACCTCAAACCAGAAACCGCGGCGTTCCAACGGCCGGCCCAACCGCCGCCGTTCCTCCGGCGCCGGCAAAAACTCTGGCACGGGGTCTCACTCAGGTGCTTCTCGACGTCGCCGTCGCCACCCCAAGCAGGGTCAAGGAAGTGCACGGGGCGCGCAGCGAGGCCGTTCGCGCAATGCCCGTGGCCATGCACCGCAGCGGCCCTCGATGCCCACGCGCGACGAGACGTCGGCAGGCGGCCTCATGGTTTCCGGCCTCGCCGAGGCTGTGCGTGACGACGGCACCGTGGACCTCTCCCGCGTCTACGTCGCCCTCATCGGCCGCATCGACCGGCGCGGTCGCCTCCTGTGGTCCATGCCGAAAGGCCACGTGGAACCAGGCGAAGGCTACGCTTCCACCGCCGAGCGTGAAGTGTGGGAAGAAACCGGCCTGACCGGGGAAGTGATCTCCGAGCTGGGCGTTATTGATTACTGGTTCGTCTCCGATGGGGTGCGCATCCACAAGACGGTGCACCACCACCTGCTGCGCTACGTCGACGGCGACTTGAACGACGAAGACCCCGAGGTCACCGAAGTGTCGTGGGTACCCGCCGACCACCTCATCGAACACCTCGCATACGCCGACGAACGCAAACTCGCCCGCATCGCCCACGACCAACTGCCGGATCTTGCCCGCGCGGAAAAGGCTGCCGGAAGGCTCACTCCGCGATGA
- a CDS encoding CCA tRNA nucleotidyltransferase: MSPDQAATLARAEAEVHRLAPVLEPLAKAFHERGEQLYLVGGSVRDALLGRLGHDLDFTTSARPNVIQEILEAYTNTVWDTGIEFGTISAEKDGQQIEITTFRADQYDGISRNPDVTFGDTLEGDLIRRDFKVNAMAVELLIDASGLHAAFHDPVGGFPDLVAGRLDTPAVPSQSFDDDPLRMLRAARFVSQLGFAVAPRVVEAMKAMADQICRITTERITVELNKLMAGVAPWDGWDLLVETGLAQIVMPEVPALRMERDEHMQHKDVYAHSMQVLRQAMDQEEDGPDLILRWAALLHDCGKPATRAAKPGGGVTFHQHEVVGAKMVRKRLRALKFPKREIEDISRLVFLHMRFHGFGDGQWTDSAVRRYVTDAGDLLPRLHKLTRADCTTRNPKKAARLQRTYDHLEERIADIAAREDLARVRPDLDGNEIMQILDLKPGPEVGQAWAFMKELRLEEGPLDRDEAVARLLSWWNQR, encoded by the coding sequence ATGAGTCCTGACCAGGCCGCGACCCTCGCCCGCGCCGAGGCGGAGGTCCACCGCCTTGCCCCGGTGCTGGAACCGTTGGCGAAGGCCTTCCACGAACGCGGCGAGCAACTCTACCTCGTCGGAGGTTCGGTGCGCGACGCCCTGCTCGGCCGCCTGGGCCACGACCTCGACTTCACCACCTCTGCCCGCCCGAACGTGATCCAGGAGATCCTCGAGGCGTACACGAACACCGTGTGGGACACCGGCATCGAATTCGGCACGATCAGCGCGGAGAAGGACGGCCAGCAGATCGAGATCACCACGTTCCGCGCCGACCAGTACGACGGCATCTCCCGCAACCCCGACGTCACCTTCGGCGACACCCTCGAAGGCGACCTGATCCGCCGCGACTTCAAGGTCAACGCCATGGCAGTGGAACTGCTTATCGACGCCTCCGGCCTCCACGCCGCCTTCCACGACCCGGTCGGCGGTTTCCCCGACCTGGTGGCCGGGCGCCTGGACACCCCGGCGGTCCCATCCCAATCCTTCGACGACGATCCCCTGCGGATGCTGCGCGCGGCGCGTTTCGTGTCACAGTTGGGGTTCGCGGTGGCTCCGCGCGTCGTCGAAGCGATGAAGGCGATGGCCGACCAGATTTGCCGTATTACTACAGAACGCATCACCGTCGAACTGAACAAGCTCATGGCTGGGGTGGCGCCGTGGGATGGTTGGGACCTGCTGGTGGAAACCGGGCTGGCGCAGATTGTGATGCCGGAGGTTCCTGCGTTGCGCATGGAACGTGACGAGCACATGCAGCACAAAGATGTGTACGCCCACTCGATGCAGGTGCTACGCCAGGCGATGGATCAGGAAGAAGACGGCCCGGACCTGATCCTGCGCTGGGCTGCACTCTTGCACGATTGCGGCAAGCCCGCGACCCGCGCCGCGAAGCCTGGTGGCGGGGTGACGTTCCACCAGCACGAGGTGGTGGGTGCGAAGATGGTGCGCAAGCGCCTGCGCGCGTTGAAGTTCCCCAAGCGCGAGATCGAGGACATCTCGCGTCTTGTCTTCCTGCACATGCGTTTCCACGGTTTCGGCGACGGCCAGTGGACTGATTCTGCGGTGCGCCGCTACGTCACGGATGCCGGCGACCTGTTGCCACGCCTGCACAAGTTGACCCGCGCGGACTGCACGACCCGCAACCCGAAGAAGGCGGCCCGCCTCCAGCGCACCTACGACCACTTGGAGGAGCGGATCGCCGACATCGCGGCGCGTGAGGATTTGGCGCGCGTTCGCCCCGATTTGGACGGCAATGAAATTATGCAGATTCTGGACCTTAAACCGGGCCCGGAAGTGGGTCAGGCCTGGGCTTTTATGAAGGAATTGCGGCTTGAGGAAGGTCCACTTGACCGCGATGAGGCGGTGGCTCGGCTACTCTCGTGGTGGAATCAACGCTAA
- a CDS encoding ATP-binding protein: protein MPAYTTRCVDKLLDEYLPHLPAIALEGAKGVGKTETALQRAHTTLRMDFPAVHAMLEADPQLITSYSGTVLLDEWQRFPSSWDIVRRAVDDGADPASFLLTGSAYPPDSASIHSGAGRIDSVRMRPFGIQERPIADTRVVVEALFAGEIGAVEPATLGPGIADYAHEICRSGFPGIMDLPERIRTVRLDSYLSRIVTHDFPEQGLKVRNPEAVRHWMQAYALATSRMDTYQQILDRATPGESDKPSRSTTNAYRALLEQLMILEPLDAWSPLHEGIPRLAKAPKHHLCDPALAARVLGFNQASLLSGSPKSADILAQLFESLVVLTVRVAAESFGATTRHLRTADGKREIDIVVEDAYQNVVGIEVKLSGVVRDNDVAHLLWLQEKLGEKFKAGMVVHAGKELYTRPDGIVVVPLAALG from the coding sequence GTGCCTGCGTATACCACTCGGTGCGTCGATAAGCTGCTTGATGAGTACCTGCCGCATCTCCCGGCGATCGCCCTGGAGGGCGCGAAGGGCGTGGGGAAAACCGAGACTGCGCTGCAGCGTGCGCACACGACGTTACGCATGGACTTTCCCGCGGTTCACGCGATGCTTGAGGCGGACCCACAGCTGATCACTTCTTATTCCGGGACTGTGCTTCTCGACGAATGGCAACGCTTCCCCTCCTCGTGGGATATTGTGCGTCGGGCTGTCGATGACGGGGCAGATCCAGCTTCCTTTCTTCTGACAGGAAGTGCGTACCCGCCGGATTCAGCGTCGATCCACTCGGGTGCGGGCCGGATTGATTCGGTCAGGATGCGGCCATTTGGTATCCAAGAAAGGCCTATCGCAGATACCAGGGTTGTTGTGGAAGCGTTGTTTGCCGGCGAGATCGGCGCTGTCGAGCCTGCCACGCTGGGGCCAGGCATTGCCGACTACGCGCACGAAATCTGCCGGTCTGGATTTCCCGGGATTATGGATTTACCGGAAAGGATCAGGACGGTCCGGTTGGACTCGTATTTGTCGCGCATTGTCACGCACGACTTTCCAGAGCAAGGCCTGAAGGTGAGAAACCCCGAAGCGGTACGGCATTGGATGCAGGCCTACGCGTTGGCAACATCACGGATGGATACCTACCAGCAAATTTTGGACCGGGCTACACCCGGAGAGTCGGATAAGCCGTCGCGCTCTACGACGAATGCTTACCGGGCCCTCCTCGAACAGCTCATGATCCTGGAGCCTTTGGATGCCTGGAGTCCGCTTCACGAAGGGATTCCACGGTTGGCTAAAGCGCCGAAGCATCACCTGTGTGATCCCGCTTTGGCTGCCCGCGTTTTAGGTTTCAACCAGGCGAGCTTGTTGAGTGGTTCTCCAAAGTCGGCAGACATTTTGGCGCAGCTTTTTGAATCCCTCGTTGTCTTAACGGTGCGCGTTGCGGCTGAGTCCTTCGGCGCCACCACCCGGCACTTGCGTACGGCTGACGGAAAGAGGGAAATAGACATTGTTGTAGAAGACGCCTACCAGAATGTAGTTGGCATCGAAGTGAAACTTTCCGGTGTGGTACGCGACAACGACGTTGCCCACCTGTTGTGGTTGCAGGAAAAATTAGGCGAGAAGTTTAAGGCCGGAATGGTTGTGCATGCGGGGAAAGAACTGTACACGCGACCTGACGGAATAGTGGTAGTCCCGCTAGCCGCGCTCGGTTAA